The Eriocheir sinensis breed Jianghai 21 chromosome 21, ASM2467909v1, whole genome shotgun sequence genome includes a region encoding these proteins:
- the LOC127001706 gene encoding putative per-hexamer repeat protein 5 isoform X5: protein MVRVQWPLSVVILLTGVSTALLFTNKKSEEDPGYSVRRHVVRGYESDGTLTGRGSNRYNAPPKESDKDDKKTDGDSEGKDAEEKDGGATEEDKNAAEGDEVTDKEDEKDKKSAKDKENTNEDKNAKEDKDAKEDKNAKEDKDAKEDKNAKEDKDAKEDKNAKEDKDAKEDKNAKEDKNAKEDKNAKEDKNAKEDKDAKEDNNSKEDKVAEEDKDSKEDKDAEEDKGAKEDKGVKEDKEIKKDQGSGKEKNSNGTKFTNNDKIMNGKRKPRKRNFGKHRKGKGGATKTKILFTFSDAAKGKKSRKIVPCNCSETVEGGIITGSRSLGSSFGSGGTGSGTLIGVGGTESGTLIEAGGNGSPDYIKTGGRGSSGYIEMGGTVSGTLIETGGTRSDAVTETGGTGSGTLIETGGTGSGTLIETGGTGSGAVIETGGTGSGTLIETGGDGSSTMIETGGDGAGTMIETGGDGSSTMIETGGDGAGTMIETGGDGSSSVTETGGDGSGTFIETGGDRSSSVIETGGDGSGTFIETGGDGAGTMIETGGDGSGTFIETGGDGAGTMIETGGDGSGTFIETGGDGAGTMIETGGDGSGTFIETGGDGAGTMIETGGDGSGAVIETGADGSGTFIETGGDGSGTSIETGGDGAGTMIETGGDGSGTFIETGGDGSSTFIETGGDGSGTSIETGGDGAGTMIETGGDGSGTFIETGGDGSSTFIETGGDGAGTMIETGGDGSGAVVETGGYGSGAVIETGGDGSGTFIETGGDGAGTMIETGEDGSGAVIETGGDGSGTFIETGGDGAGTMIETGGDGSGAVIETGGDGSGAVIETGGDGSGAVIETGGDGSGAVIETGGDGSGAVIETGGDGSGAVIETGGDGSGTVIETEGDGSSSYLIEREGGGSSGHIEAGGTGSGPVIETGGKGSQGSWIQGIGKGLQGSWIKGGGKGLQGSWIKGGGQGSHGSWIKGIGKGLQGSWIKGGGKGLQGSWIKGGGKELQGSWIKGEGKGSQGSWIKGGGKGSQGSWIKGIGKGLQGSWIKGGGKGLQGSWIKGGGKGSQGSWIKEGGKGLQGSWIKGEGKGLQDSWVKEGGKGSQGSWIKGGGKGSQGSWIKVKRSGSQDSWIGSGGSRPSGSWTGARGRRSPGFSVPSGGSGLLTYYNTAREKGPLTSAGEVGRRVPLCLSNKEGATSDCAA, encoded by the exons ATGGTCCGTGTTCAATGGCCGCTGTCGGTTGTGATCCTATTGACTGGGGTCAGCACGGCATTATTATTCACCAACAAGAAGTCAGAGGAGGATCCCGGCTATAGCGTCCGGCGCCATGTGGTGAGAGGCTATGAGAGTGACGGGACGCTGACGGGCAGAGGCAGCAATAGATACAATGCGCCTCCCAAGGAGAGTGATAAAGACGACAAAAAAACCGACGGAGACTCTGAAGGCAAAGACGCTGAGGAGAAGGACGGCGGTGCTACAGAGGAAGACAAAAACGCTGCTGAAGGGGACGAAGTTACTgacaaggaagacgaaaaagataaaaaatctGCCAaggacaaagaaaacacaaacgaAGACAAAAACGCCAAGGAAGACAAAGACGCCAAGGAAGACAAAAACGCCAAGGAAGACAAAGACGCCAAGGAAGACAAAAACGCCAAGGAAGACAAAGACGCCAAGGAAGACAAAAACGCCAAGGAAGACAAAGACGCCAAGGAAGACAAAAACGCCAAGGAAGACAAAAACGCCAAGGAAGACAAAAACGCCAAGGAAGACAAAAACGCCAAGGAAGACAAAGACGCCAAGGAAGACAACAACTCCAAGGAAGACAAAGTCGCCGAGGAAGACAAAGACTCCAAGGAAGACAAAGACGCCGAGGAAGACAAAGGTGCCAAGGAAGACAAAGGTgttaaggaagacaaagaaatcaAGAAAGACCAAGGTTCTGGAAAGGAGAAAAACTCTAACGGGACCAAATTCACTAACAACGATAAAATTATGAATGGTAAAAGGAAGCCTAGGAAAAGGAACTTTGGTAAGCATAGAAAGGGGAAAGGCGGTGCAACTAAAACTAAAATATTATTCACTTTCTCCGATGCTGCAAAAGGCAAGAAATCACGAAAAATAGTGCCATGCAATTGTTCCGAAACAGTGGAAGGAGGAATAATAACAGGAAGCAGGTCATTAGGCTCTTCCTTTGGATCAGGAGGAACCGGATCAGGCACTTTGATTGGGGTAGGAGGAACCGAATCAGGCACTTTGATTGAAGCAGGAGGAAACGGATCACCAGACTACATCAAGACGGGAGGACGCGGATCATCAGGCTACATCGAGATGGGAGGAACCGTATCAGGCACTTTGATTGAGACCGGAGGAACCAGATCAGATGCTGTGACTGAGACCGGAGGAACCGGATCAGGCACTCTGATTGAGACCGGAGGAACCGGATCAGGCACTCTGATTGAGACCGGAGGAACCGGATCAGGTGCTGTGATTGAGACCGGAGGAACCGGATCAGGCACTCTGATTGAGACGGGAGGAGACGGATCAAGCACTATGATTGAGACGGGAGGAGACGGAGCAGGCACTATGATTGAGACGGGAGGAGACGGATCAAGCACTATGATTGAGACGGGAGGAGACGGAGCAGGCACTATGATTGAGACGGGAGGAGACGGATCAAGCTCTGTGACTGAGACGGGAGGAGACGGATCAGGCACTTTCATCGAGACGGGAGGAGACAGATCAAGCTCTGTGATTGAGACGGGAGGAGACGGATCAGGCACTTTCATCGAGACGGGAGGAGACGGAGCAGGCACCATGATTGAGACGGGAGGAGACGGATCAGGTACCTTCATCGAGACGGGAGGAGACGGAGCAGGGACCATGATTGAGACGGGAGGAGACGGATCAGGCACTTTCATCGAGACGGGAGGAGACGGAGCAGGCACCATGATTGAGACGGGAGGAGACGGATCAGGCACTTTCATCGAGACGGGAGGAGACGGAGCAGGCACCATGATTGAGACGGGAGGAGACGGATCAGGTGCCGTGATTGAGACGGGAGCAGACGGATCAGGCACTTTCATCGAGACGGGAGGAGACGGATCAGGCACTTCCATCGAGACGGGAGGAGACGGAGCAGGCACCATGATTGAGACGGGAGGAGACGGATCAGGCACTTTCATCGAGACGGGAGGAGACGGATCAAGCACTTTCATCGAGACGGGAGGAGACGGATCAGGCACTTCCATCGAGACGGGAGGAGACGGAGCAGGCACCATGATTGAGACGGGAGGAGACGGATCAGGCACTTTCATCGAGACGGGAGGAGACGGATCAAGCACTTTCATCGAGACGGGAGGAGACGGAGCAGGCACTATGATTGAGACGGGAGGAGACGGATCAGGTGCTGTGGTTGAAACGGGAGGATATGGATCAGGTGCTGTGATTGAAACGGGAGGAGACGGATCAGGGACTTTCATCGAGACGGGAGGAGACGGAGCAGGCACCATGATTGAGACGGGAGAAGACGGATCAGGTGCTGTGATTGAGACGGGAGGAGACGGATCAGGCACTTTCATCGAGACGGGAGGAGACGGAGCAGGCACTATGATTGAGACGGGAGGAGATGGATCAGGTGCTGTGATTGAAACGGGAGGAGATGGATCAGGTGCTGTGATTGAAACGGGAGGAGACGGATCAGGTGCTGTGATTGAAACGGGAGGAGACGGATCAGGTGCTGTGATTGAAACGGGAGGAGACGGATCAGGTGCTGTGATTGAAACGGGAGGAGATGGATCAG GTGCTGTGATTGAAACGGGAGGAGACGGATCAGGTACTGTGATTGAGACGGAAGGAGACGGATCATCAAGCTATTTgattgagagggaaggaggcggaTCATCAGGCCACATCGAGGCCGGAGGAACCGGATCAGGCCCAGTGATtgagacaggaggaaaaggatcgcAAGGCTCTTGGATACaagggatagggaaaggattacAAGGCTCTTGGattaaagggggaggaaaaggattacAAGGCTCTTGGATTAAAGGGGGAGGACAAGGATCACATGGCTCTTGGATTAAAGGGATAGGAAAAGGATTACAAGGCTCTTGGattaaagggggaggaaaaggattacAAGGCTCTTGGattaaagggggaggaaaagaattaCAAGGCTCTTGgattaaaggagaaggaaaaggatcacaAGGCTCTTGGattaaagggggaggaaaaggatcaCAAGGCTCTTGGATTAAAGGGATAGGAAAAGGATTACAAGGCTCTTGGattaaagggggaggaaaaggactaCAAGGCTCTtggattaaaggaggaggaaaaggatcacaAGGCTCTTGGattaaagagggaggaaaaggattacAAGGCTCTTGGattaaaggtgaaggaaaaggattaCAAGACTCTTGGgttaaagagggaggaaaaggatcgCAAGGTTCTTGGattaaagggggaggaaaaggatcaCAAGGCTCTTGGATTAAAGTAAAAAGAAGCGGATCACAAGATTCTTGGATCGGATCAGGAGGGAGCAGACCATCAGGCTCATGGACTGGAGCGAGAGGAAGGAGATCACCAGGCTTTTCCGTCCCATCAGGAGGAAGCGGATTATTAACCTATTACAATACAGCGAGAGAGAAAGGACCATTAACCTCTGCCGGTGAAGTGGGAAGGAGGGTACCACTATGCTTGTCCAACAAAGAAGGCGCGACGTCAGACTGCGCCGCTTGA
- the LOC127001706 gene encoding putative per-hexamer repeat protein 5 isoform X9, translating into MVRVQWPLSVVILLTGVSTALLFTNKKSEEDPGYSVRRHVVRGYESDGTLTGRGSNRYNAPPKESDKDDKKTDGDSEGKDAEEKDGGATEEDKNAAEGDEVTDKEDEKDKKSAKDKENTNEDKNAKEDKDAKEDKNAKEDKDAKEDKNAKEDKDAKEDKNAKEDKDAKEDKNAKEDKNAKEDKNAKEDKNAKEDKDAKEDNNSKEDKVAEEDKDSKEDKDAEEDKGAKEDKGVKEDKEIKKDQGSGKEKNSNGTKFTNNDKIMNGKRKPRKRNFGKHRKGKGGATKTKILFTFSDAAKGKKSRKIVPCNCSETVEGGIITGSRSLGSSFGSGGTGSGTLIGVGGTESGTLIEAGGNGSPDYIKTGGRGSSGYIEMGGTVSGTLIETGGTRSDAVTETGGTGSGTLIETGGTGSGTLIETGGTGSGAVIETGGTGSGTLIETGGDGSSTMIETGGDGAGTMIETGGDGSSTMIETGGDGAGTMIETGGDGSSSVTETGGDGSGTFIETGGDRSSSVIETGGDGSGTFIETGGDGAGTMIETGGDGSGTFIETGGDGAGTMIETGGDGSGTFIETGGDGAGTMIETGGDGSGTFIETGGDGAGTMIETGGDGSGAVIETGADGSGTFIETGGDGSGTSIETGGDGAGTMIETGGDGSGTFIETGGDGSSTFIETGGDGSGTSIETGGDGAGTMIETGGDGSGTFIETGGDGSSTFIETGGDGAGTMIETGGDGSGAVVETGGYGSGAVIETGGDGSGTFIETGGDGAGTMIETGEDGSGAVIETGGDGSGTFIETGGDGAGTMIETGGDGSGAVIETGGDGSGAVIETGGDGSGAVIETGGDGSGAVIETGGDGSGAVIETGGDGSGTVIETEGDGSSSYLIEREGGGSSGHIEAGGTGSGPVIETGGKGSQGSWIQGIGKGLQGSWIKGGGKGLQGSWIKGGGQGSHGSWIKGIGKGLQGSWIKGGGKGLQGSWIKGGGKELQGSWIKGEGKGSQGSWIKGGGKGSQGSWIKGIGKGLQGSWIKGGGKGLQGSWIKGGGKGSQGSWIKEGGKGLQGSWIKGEGKGLQDSWVKEGGKGSQGSWIKGGGKGSQGSWIKVKRSGSQDSWIGSGGSRPSGSWTGARGRRSPGFSVPSGGSGLLTYYNTAREKGPLTSAGEVGRRVPLCLSNKEGATSDCAA; encoded by the exons ATGGTCCGTGTTCAATGGCCGCTGTCGGTTGTGATCCTATTGACTGGGGTCAGCACGGCATTATTATTCACCAACAAGAAGTCAGAGGAGGATCCCGGCTATAGCGTCCGGCGCCATGTGGTGAGAGGCTATGAGAGTGACGGGACGCTGACGGGCAGAGGCAGCAATAGATACAATGCGCCTCCCAAGGAGAGTGATAAAGACGACAAAAAAACCGACGGAGACTCTGAAGGCAAAGACGCTGAGGAGAAGGACGGCGGTGCTACAGAGGAAGACAAAAACGCTGCTGAAGGGGACGAAGTTACTgacaaggaagacgaaaaagataaaaaatctGCCAaggacaaagaaaacacaaacgaAGACAAAAACGCCAAGGAAGACAAAGACGCCAAGGAAGACAAAAACGCCAAGGAAGACAAAGACGCCAAGGAAGACAAAAACGCCAAGGAAGACAAAGACGCCAAGGAAGACAAAAACGCCAAGGAAGACAAAGACGCCAAGGAAGACAAAAACGCCAAGGAAGACAAAAACGCCAAGGAAGACAAAAACGCCAAGGAAGACAAAAACGCCAAGGAAGACAAAGACGCCAAGGAAGACAACAACTCCAAGGAAGACAAAGTCGCCGAGGAAGACAAAGACTCCAAGGAAGACAAAGACGCCGAGGAAGACAAAGGTGCCAAGGAAGACAAAGGTgttaaggaagacaaagaaatcaAGAAAGACCAAGGTTCTGGAAAGGAGAAAAACTCTAACGGGACCAAATTCACTAACAACGATAAAATTATGAATGGTAAAAGGAAGCCTAGGAAAAGGAACTTTGGTAAGCATAGAAAGGGGAAAGGCGGTGCAACTAAAACTAAAATATTATTCACTTTCTCCGATGCTGCAAAAGGCAAGAAATCACGAAAAATAGTGCCATGCAATTGTTCCGAAACAGTGGAAGGAGGAATAATAACAGGAAGCAGGTCATTAGGCTCTTCCTTTGGATCAGGAGGAACCGGATCAGGCACTTTGATTGGGGTAGGAGGAACCGAATCAGGCACTTTGATTGAAGCAGGAGGAAACGGATCACCAGACTACATCAAGACGGGAGGACGCGGATCATCAGGCTACATCGAGATGGGAGGAACCGTATCAGGCACTTTGATTGAGACCGGAGGAACCAGATCAGATGCTGTGACTGAGACCGGAGGAACCGGATCAGGCACTCTGATTGAGACCGGAGGAACCGGATCAGGCACTCTGATTGAGACCGGAGGAACCGGATCAGGTGCTGTGATTGAGACCGGAGGAACCGGATCAGGCACTCTGATTGAGACGGGAGGAGACGGATCAAGCACTATGATTGAGACGGGAGGAGACGGAGCAGGCACTATGATTGAGACGGGAGGAGACGGATCAAGCACTATGATTGAGACGGGAGGAGACGGAGCAGGCACTATGATTGAGACGGGAGGAGACGGATCAAGCTCTGTGACTGAGACGGGAGGAGACGGATCAGGCACTTTCATCGAGACGGGAGGAGACAGATCAAGCTCTGTGATTGAGACGGGAGGAGACGGATCAGGCACTTTCATCGAGACGGGAGGAGACGGAGCAGGCACCATGATTGAGACGGGAGGAGACGGATCAGGTACCTTCATCGAGACGGGAGGAGACGGAGCAGGGACCATGATTGAGACGGGAGGAGACGGATCAGGCACTTTCATCGAGACGGGAGGAGACGGAGCAGGCACCATGATTGAGACGGGAGGAGACGGATCAGGCACTTTCATCGAGACGGGAGGAGACGGAGCAGGCACCATGATTGAGACGGGAGGAGACGGATCAGGTGCCGTGATTGAGACGGGAGCAGACGGATCAGGCACTTTCATCGAGACGGGAGGAGACGGATCAGGCACTTCCATCGAGACGGGAGGAGACGGAGCAGGCACCATGATTGAGACGGGAGGAGACGGATCAGGCACTTTCATCGAGACGGGAGGAGACGGATCAAGCACTTTCATCGAGACGGGAGGAGACGGATCAGGCACTTCCATCGAGACGGGAGGAGACGGAGCAGGCACCATGATTGAGACGGGAGGAGACGGATCAGGCACTTTCATCGAGACGGGAGGAGACGGATCAAGCACTTTCATCGAGACGGGAGGAGACGGAGCAGGCACTATGATTGAGACGGGAGGAGACGGATCAGGTGCTGTGGTTGAAACGGGAGGATATGGATCAGGTGCTGTGATTGAAACGGGAGGAGACGGATCAGGGACTTTCATCGAGACGGGAGGAGACGGAGCAGGCACCATGATTGAGACGGGAGAAGACGGATCAGGTGCTGTGATTGAGACGGGAGGAGACGGATCAGGCACTTTCATCGAGACGGGAGGAGACGGAGCAGGCACTATGATTGAGACGGGAGGAGATGGATCAGGTGCTGTGATTGAAACGGGAGGAGATGGATCAGGTGCTGTGATTGAAACGGGAGGAGACGGATCAGGTGCTGTGATTGAAACGGGAGGAGACGGATCAGGTGCTGTGATTGAAACGGGAGGAGACGGATCAG GTGCTGTGATTGAAACGGGAGGAGACGGATCAGGTACTGTGATTGAGACGGAAGGAGACGGATCATCAAGCTATTTgattgagagggaaggaggcggaTCATCAGGCCACATCGAGGCCGGAGGAACCGGATCAGGCCCAGTGATtgagacaggaggaaaaggatcgcAAGGCTCTTGGATACaagggatagggaaaggattacAAGGCTCTTGGattaaagggggaggaaaaggattacAAGGCTCTTGGATTAAAGGGGGAGGACAAGGATCACATGGCTCTTGGATTAAAGGGATAGGAAAAGGATTACAAGGCTCTTGGattaaagggggaggaaaaggattacAAGGCTCTTGGattaaagggggaggaaaagaattaCAAGGCTCTTGgattaaaggagaaggaaaaggatcacaAGGCTCTTGGattaaagggggaggaaaaggatcaCAAGGCTCTTGGATTAAAGGGATAGGAAAAGGATTACAAGGCTCTTGGattaaagggggaggaaaaggactaCAAGGCTCTtggattaaaggaggaggaaaaggatcacaAGGCTCTTGGattaaagagggaggaaaaggattacAAGGCTCTTGGattaaaggtgaaggaaaaggattaCAAGACTCTTGGgttaaagagggaggaaaaggatcgCAAGGTTCTTGGattaaagggggaggaaaaggatcaCAAGGCTCTTGGATTAAAGTAAAAAGAAGCGGATCACAAGATTCTTGGATCGGATCAGGAGGGAGCAGACCATCAGGCTCATGGACTGGAGCGAGAGGAAGGAGATCACCAGGCTTTTCCGTCCCATCAGGAGGAAGCGGATTATTAACCTATTACAATACAGCGAGAGAGAAAGGACCATTAACCTCTGCCGGTGAAGTGGGAAGGAGGGTACCACTATGCTTGTCCAACAAAGAAGGCGCGACGTCAGACTGCGCCGCTTGA
- the LOC127001706 gene encoding spidroin-1-like isoform X41, producing the protein MVRVQWPLSVVILLTGVSTALLFTNKKSEEDPGYSVRRHVVRGYESDGTLTGRGSNRYNAPPKESDKDDKKTDGDSEGKDAEEKDGGATEEDKNAAEGDEVTDKEDEKDKKSAKDKENTNEDKNAKEDKDAKEDKNAKEDKDAKEDKNAKEDKDAKEDKNAKEDKDAKEDKNAKEDKNAKEDKNAKEDKNAKEDKDAKEDNNSKEDKVAEEDKDSKEDKDAEEDKGAKEDKGVKEDKEIKKDQGSGKEKNSNGTKFTNNDKIMNGKRKPRKRNFGKHRKGKGGATKTKILFTFSDAAKGKKSRKIVPCNCSETVEGGIITGSRSLGSSFGSGGTGSGTLIGVGGTESGTLIEAGGNGSPDYIKTGGRGSSGYIEMGGTVSGTLIETGGTRSDAVTETGGTGSGTLIETGGTGSGTLIETGGTGSGAVIETGGTGSGTLIETGGDGSSTMIETGGDGAGTMIETGGDGSSTMIETGGDGAGTMIETGGDGSSSVTETGGDGSGTFIETGGDRSSSVIETGGDGSGTFIETGGDGAGTMIETGGDGSGTFIETGGDGAGTMIETGGDGSGTFIETGGDGAGTMIETGGDGSGTFIETGGDGAGTMIETGGDGSGTFIETGGDGAGTMIETGGDGSGAVIETGGDGSGAVIETGGDGSGAVIETGGDGSGAVIETGGDGSGAVIETGGDGSGYVIETGGDGSGAVIETGGDGSGTVIETEGDGSSSYLIEREGGGSSGHIEAGGTGSGPVIETGGKGSQGSWIQGIGKGLQGSWIKGGGKGLQGSWIKGGGQGSHGSWIKGIGKGLQGSWIKGGGKGLQGSWIKGGGKELQGSWIKGEGKGSQGSWIKGGGKGSQGSWIKGIGKGLQGSWIKGGGKGLQGSWIKGGGKGSQGSWIKEGGKGLQGSWIKGEGKGLQDSWVKEGGKGSQGSWIKGGGKGSQGSWIKVKRSGSQDSWIGSGGSRPSGSWTGARGRRSPGFSVPSGGSGLLTYYNTAREKGPLTSAGEVGRRVPLCLSNKEGATSDCAA; encoded by the exons ATGGTCCGTGTTCAATGGCCGCTGTCGGTTGTGATCCTATTGACTGGGGTCAGCACGGCATTATTATTCACCAACAAGAAGTCAGAGGAGGATCCCGGCTATAGCGTCCGGCGCCATGTGGTGAGAGGCTATGAGAGTGACGGGACGCTGACGGGCAGAGGCAGCAATAGATACAATGCGCCTCCCAAGGAGAGTGATAAAGACGACAAAAAAACCGACGGAGACTCTGAAGGCAAAGACGCTGAGGAGAAGGACGGCGGTGCTACAGAGGAAGACAAAAACGCTGCTGAAGGGGACGAAGTTACTgacaaggaagacgaaaaagataaaaaatctGCCAaggacaaagaaaacacaaacgaAGACAAAAACGCCAAGGAAGACAAAGACGCCAAGGAAGACAAAAACGCCAAGGAAGACAAAGACGCCAAGGAAGACAAAAACGCCAAGGAAGACAAAGACGCCAAGGAAGACAAAAACGCCAAGGAAGACAAAGACGCCAAGGAAGACAAAAACGCCAAGGAAGACAAAAACGCCAAGGAAGACAAAAACGCCAAGGAAGACAAAAACGCCAAGGAAGACAAAGACGCCAAGGAAGACAACAACTCCAAGGAAGACAAAGTCGCCGAGGAAGACAAAGACTCCAAGGAAGACAAAGACGCCGAGGAAGACAAAGGTGCCAAGGAAGACAAAGGTgttaaggaagacaaagaaatcaAGAAAGACCAAGGTTCTGGAAAGGAGAAAAACTCTAACGGGACCAAATTCACTAACAACGATAAAATTATGAATGGTAAAAGGAAGCCTAGGAAAAGGAACTTTGGTAAGCATAGAAAGGGGAAAGGCGGTGCAACTAAAACTAAAATATTATTCACTTTCTCCGATGCTGCAAAAGGCAAGAAATCACGAAAAATAGTGCCATGCAATTGTTCCGAAACAGTGGAAGGAGGAATAATAACAGGAAGCAGGTCATTAGGCTCTTCCTTTGGATCAGGAGGAACCGGATCAGGCACTTTGATTGGGGTAGGAGGAACCGAATCAGGCACTTTGATTGAAGCAGGAGGAAACGGATCACCAGACTACATCAAGACGGGAGGACGCGGATCATCAGGCTACATCGAGATGGGAGGAACCGTATCAGGCACTTTGATTGAGACCGGAGGAACCAGATCAGATGCTGTGACTGAGACCGGAGGAACCGGATCAGGCACTCTGATTGAGACCGGAGGAACCGGATCAGGCACTCTGATTGAGACCGGAGGAACCGGATCAGGTGCTGTGATTGAGACCGGAGGAACCGGATCAGGCACTCTGATTGAGACGGGAGGAGACGGATCAAGCACTATGATTGAGACGGGAGGAGACGGAGCAGGCACTATGATTGAGACGGGAGGAGACGGATCAAGCACTATGATTGAGACGGGAGGAGACGGAGCAGGCACTATGATTGAGACGGGAGGAGACGGATCAAGCTCTGTGACTGAGACGGGAGGAGACGGATCAGGCACTTTCATCGAGACGGGAGGAGACAGATCAAGCTCTGTGATTGAGACGGGAGGAGACGGATCAGGCACTTTCATCGAGACGGGAGGAGACGGAGCAGGCACCATGATTGAGACGGGAGGAGACGGATCAGGTACCTTCATCGAGACGGGAGGAGACGGAGCAGGGACCATGATTGAGACGGGAGGAGACGGATCAGGCACTTTCATCGAGACGGGAGGAGACGGAGCAGGCACCATGATTGAGACGGGAGGAGACGGATCAGGCACTTTCATCGAGACGGGAGGAGACGGAGCAGGCACCATGATTGAGACGGGAGGAGACGGATCAG GCACTTTCATCGAGACGGGAGGAGACGGAGCAGGCACTATGATTGAGACGGGAGGAGATGGATCAGGTGCTGTGATTGAAACGGGAGGAGATGGATCAGGTGCTGTGATTGAAACGGGAGGAGACGGATCAGGTGCTGTGATTGAAACGGGAGGAGACGGATCAGGTGCTGTGATTGAAACGGGAGGAGACGGATCAGGTGCTGTGATTGAAACGGGAGGAGATGGATCAGGTTATGTGATTGAAACGGGAGGAGATGGATCAGGTGCTGTGATTGAAACGGGAGGAGACGGATCAGGTACTGTGATTGAGACGGAAGGAGACGGATCATCAAGCTATTTgattgagagggaaggaggcggaTCATCAGGCCACATCGAGGCCGGAGGAACCGGATCAGGCCCAGTGATtgagacaggaggaaaaggatcgcAAGGCTCTTGGATACaagggatagggaaaggattacAAGGCTCTTGGattaaagggggaggaaaaggattacAAGGCTCTTGGATTAAAGGGGGAGGACAAGGATCACATGGCTCTTGGATTAAAGGGATAGGAAAAGGATTACAAGGCTCTTGGattaaagggggaggaaaaggattacAAGGCTCTTGGattaaagggggaggaaaagaattaCAAGGCTCTTGgattaaaggagaaggaaaaggatcacaAGGCTCTTGGattaaagggggaggaaaaggatcaCAAGGCTCTTGGATTAAAGGGATAGGAAAAGGATTACAAGGCTCTTGGattaaagggggaggaaaaggactaCAAGGCTCTtggattaaaggaggaggaaaaggatcacaAGGCTCTTGGattaaagagggaggaaaaggattacAAGGCTCTTGGattaaaggtgaaggaaaaggattaCAAGACTCTTGGgttaaagagggaggaaaaggatcgCAAGGTTCTTGGattaaagggggaggaaaaggatcaCAAGGCTCTTGGATTAAAGTAAAAAGAAGCGGATCACAAGATTCTTGGATCGGATCAGGAGGGAGCAGACCATCAGGCTCATGGACTGGAGCGAGAGGAAGGAGATCACCAGGCTTTTCCGTCCCATCAGGAGGAAGCGGATTATTAACCTATTACAATACAGCGAGAGAGAAAGGACCATTAACCTCTGCCGGTGAAGTGGGAAGGAGGGTACCACTATGCTTGTCCAACAAAGAAGGCGCGACGTCAGACTGCGCCGCTTGA